In a single window of the Ooceraea biroi isolate clonal line C1 chromosome 8, Obir_v5.4, whole genome shotgun sequence genome:
- the LOC105275595 gene encoding protein RCC2 homolog encodes MSTKRKNTGGKPKSRAKSRKVEYDEEDISSEHDSEIDDAEAGSNADGEDAAVEDPLADVSNMPELPAPEGGWGKPGTLLMCGLTNWEMAGRKAPPKGVKANVGRSLWTPHTFKNLNNARVRLIASGPAASHNIVVTEDNRCLVFGRNDKGQLGVGDTKRRDEPTEVEALKGHTIIGASCGRSHTLFLTSRGIIFAAGDNKLGQCGVGKNDPYIMTATKVKYSGPPIVKVGCGAEFSMILDIKGGLHSFGCPEYGALGHNTDGKYFITNAKMAFHYEKVPKRIVLYVERGKDGHVTPLDRVEITDFNCGHYHTVAIDSKNRAFSWGFGGIGRLGHNEQRDELVPRLIKFLEPPSRGVRAVYCGSTYSIAINVHGSALMFGQTKRTGEANMYPKPIQDLSGWEIRCVACSQTSVVVAADDSVIAWGASPTFGELGFGEMRKSSTTPMEVKALEGLYITAVTCGLSHTLMICRDDSEEERAKINKLQVYSV; translated from the exons ATGTCGACGAAGCGGAAAAACACGGGCGGCAAGCCGAAGAGCCGCGCGAAGTCGCGCAAGGTCGAGTACGATGAGGAGGATATTTCCAGCGAGCACGACTCGGAAATCGACGACGCCGAGGCTGGCTCGAACGCCGATGGCGAGGACGCCGCCGTCGAGGATCCGCTCGCGGACGTCTCGAACATGCCCGAGCTACCGGCCCCGGAG gGTGGCTGGGGCAAACCTGGAACATTGCTCATGTGTGGCCTTACTAATTGGGAAATGGCTGGTCGCAAAGCACCACCTAAGGGGGTAAAAGCGAATGTAGGACGTAGTCTATGGACGCCACATACTTTCAAAAACTTGAATAATGCTAGAGTACGGCTGATCGCATCTGGTCCTGCTGCTTCCCACAATATTGTCGTTACCGAGGATAATAGATGCTTGGTTTTTGGTAGAAACGACAAAG GCCAATTGGGTGTTGGAGACACGAAGCGTCGTGATGAACCCACCGAGGTTGAGGCCTTAAAGGGACACACGATTATAGGGGCATCGTGCGGTCGCAGCCACACTCTATTTCTAACGAGTCGCGGCATAATTTTTGCTGCTGGCGACAATAAACTGGGCCAGTGTGGGGTCGGCAAGAACGATCCGTACATCATGACTGCCACCAAAGTTAAGTATTCCGGGCCGCCAATAGTGAAAGTGGGATGCGGCgcagagttctcgatgatccTGGACATCAAGGGTGGCCTGCACTCTTTCGGATGCCCGGAATATGGTGCTCTGGGTCACAACACTGACGGCAAATACTTCATTACAAACGCAAAGATGGCATTTCACTACGAGAAAGTGCCTAAGCGAATCGTTTTGTACGTCGAGAGGGGCAAGGATGGCCACGTGACGCCACTGGACCGCGTCGAGATAACGGACTTCAACTGCGGCCACTATCATACCGTCGCAATAGACAGCAAGAATCGGGCGTTCTCCTGGGGATTTGGCGGGATCGGCCGTTTGGGCCACAACGAGCAGCGCGACGAGCTGGTGCCGCGCCTGATCAAGTTCTTGGAGCCGCCCAGTCGTGGCGTGCGAGCGGTGTATTGCGGCAGCACGTACAGCATCGCGATCAACGTGCACGGCTCCGCCCTGATGTTTGGTCAGACGAAACGCACGGGCGAGGCCAACATGTATCCCAAGCCCATTCAGGATTTGTCCGGCTGGGAAATTCGTTGCGTCGCGTGCTCTCAGACGAGCGTGGTGGTCGCGGCCGACGACTCCGTAATCGCCTGGGGTGCCAGCCCTACGTTCGGAGAATTG GGTTTTGGCGAAATGCGAAAGTCCTCGACGACTCCAATGGAAGTAAAGGCTCTGGAAGGTTTATACATCACTGCCGTTACGTGTGGTCTATCTCATACGCTTATGATCTGCCGGGACGACTCTGAGGAGGAGAGAGCCAAGATTAACAAGCTCCAGGTGTACTCTGTTTAA
- the LOC105275597 gene encoding uncharacterized protein LOC105275597 — protein sequence MADLPSVTDKGALRETNLHMKSINTRMLDDEWSRERFLGLLKCKLMRHDKMKSLSVCTKVQRNALLNKSLHSIIHSGIYSECILLELEGKGMHSHSIMKAIKYGLLSLSSEELKYFQDFETEIQDTDTWIKKLDERLISNLSVAGLTNEQCWAIVAYGLISQDRRVLYRLLSSGIDVPRILNWPRKDKSVTSTVISFLRKLGIDEDILRYVEENGIDDEIEDMLINLGYNEYKEKEALKPSEEILCECSLTALESRSTLLEEKMDSAAFNNCVLKRRVSCFCYLK from the exons ATGGCAGATTTACCAAGTGTGACAGACAAAGGAGCATTACGTGAAACAAATCTgcatatgaaatcaataaatacTCGAATGCTCGATGATGAATGGAGCAGAGAAAGATTTCTTGGTTTGCTAAAGTGCAAGCTTATGCGACATGATAAAATGAAATCTTTATCTGTTTGTACTAAAGTGCAGCGTAACGCATTACTCAATAAATCATTGCATTCTATTATTCACAGCGGAATATATAGTGAATGCATTTTACTCGAACTAGAAGGAAAAG GGATGCACTCACACAGTATCATGAAAGCAATCAAATATGGTCTCCTTAGTTTATCTTccgaagaattaaaatattttcaagactTTGAAACCGAGATACAGGATACGGATACGTGGATAAAAAAGCTTGATGAAAGATTGATCTCGAATTTGTCCGTTGCTGGATTAACTAACGAGCAATGCTGGGCCATTGTTGCATATGGGCTgatatctcaggatagacGTGTATTATATCGGCTTTTATCGAGCGGCATTGATGTTCCACGAATTCTAAACTGGCCACGAAAAGACAAATCAGTTACGTCAACAGTAATATCTTTTCTAAGAAAACTTGGAATAGATGAAGATATTCTCCGATATGTAGAAGAGAACGGTATTGATGATGAAATTGAAGATATGCTGATTAATCTTGGGTATAATGAGTACAAAGAGAAGGAAGCTTTAAAACCAAGTGAG gaAATATTGTGTGAATGCAGTTTAACTGCATTAGAATCGCGTTCTACTCTGCTGGAAGAAAAAATGGATAGTGCTGCATTCAATAATTGTGTGTTGAAGAGAAGAGTATCCTgcttttgttatttaaagtAA
- the LOC105275596 gene encoding ras-related protein Rab-18-B, which produces MDQEDYLTILKILMIGESNVGKSSILLRFTEDEFYENMQSTVGMDYKTKQITIDGNTVKLAIWDTAGQERFRTLTPSYYRDGQGAILMYDVTDRNTFIKLETWLNELNTYCNKTDIVKMVVGNKIDLPNREVSTEEGLQFARRHQTLYIESSAKTADGVKCCFEELVQKIIQTPGLWDAHSLRLYDNGTMSARQRIGKRGMQLANDYPQQDAYSSCSCSLL; this is translated from the exons ATGGATCAGGAGGATTATCTGACGATACTGAAGATTCTCATGATCGGCGAGTCTAACGTCGGAAAATCGAG CATACTTCTCAGATTCACCGAGGATGAGTTCTACGAGAACATGCAGAGCACAGTCGGGATGGACTACAAGACCAAGCAGATCACCATTGACGGCAACACAGTGAAACTGGCAATTTGG GACACTGCCGGCCAGGAACGATTTCGCACCTTAACACCGAGTTACTACAGAGACGGCCAGGGCGCTATCCTGATGTACGACGTTACAGATCGGAACACTTTCATAAAGCTGGAAACATGGCTCAACGAGCTGAACACGTATTGCAATAAAACGGACATTGTCAAGATGGTAGTGGGTAACAAAATAGATCTGCCAAACAGAGAAGTCAGCACTGAGGAAGGCCTACAGTTTGCCAGGAGACATCAAACTTTGTACATCGAGAGCAGCGCAAAAACAGCTGATGGTGTGAAGTGTTGCTTCGAAGAGCTTGTACAAAAG ATAATACAAACACCTGGGCTTTGGGATGCTCATTCGCTACGTCTGTACGATAATGGTACCATGAGTGCACGGCAACGAATAGGAAAAAGGGGAATGCAGTTGGCCAACGATTATCCGCAACAAGACGCGTACTCAAGTTGTTCCTGCAGTTTGCTGTAA
- the LOC113562367 gene encoding uncharacterized protein LOC113562367 yields the protein MVPLSWALSRALRYRPSDPKHYIAHQLLRWKYGNVSQKEMHYAQQFVISATITMDQRLLQERKKKETLKYLNEAVKDVPCDVCLEQQKLYRVKKRCSKCTRVSASTHGKDKVFL from the exons ATGGTGCCACTATCATGGGCATTAAGTAGAGCTTTAAGATATCGACCATCAGATCCAAAACATTACATAGCTCACCAATTGTTACGTTGGAAATACGGTAACGTTTCACAAAAGGAAATGCACTATGCTCAACAATTTGTTATTTCTGCTACTATAACGATGGATCAGCGACTTctg CAAGAACGCAAAAAGAAGGAAACGCTTAAATATCTAAATGAAGCTGTAAAAGATGTACCTTGCGACGTATGTTTAGaacaacaaaaattatatcgcgTCAAAAAACGTTGTTCGAAATGTACAAGAGTGTCTGCATCGACACATGGTAAGGATAAAGTTTTTTTgtga